The Populus alba chromosome 6, ASM523922v2, whole genome shotgun sequence genome contains a region encoding:
- the LOC118030843 gene encoding RNA polymerase sigma factor sigC produces the protein MGVGFRLTPKWGSPMQSHSVTNSTSMFSSFSARGMEASVNQARLSFLSVVSEEGDILNKHSFKSFACSSAAQNVENDCLQMERLKMNVDKTSHVSMNNMMGNDKVSVEEEISTSHTRLGERTTSRFSFLLDNLDTLEKLVADLDALKLERDILLQLGRLGALEFFNACLSRSLQTSNVLDLSAVPTENTGESKTDGMLDDHTVKPVVRTGKKEERKFRRERAAPDNEKKTTSLSLPSKTVQNNLQKPTFVKRTSSSSSRRSLIARNEAKMTRGLKVASDLERIRTTLEKETGQVVSLSCWAEATGLDKKVLQQQLQFGWYCRDELIKNTHSLVLYIARNYRGMGIAMEDLILAGNLGVLQGAERFDPSRGYRFSTYVQYWIRKSMLKIVERHARGIQIPYALSRSINKIQKARKALSNSHGRYPDDWEVAKFTGLSLAKIESAKKCLRVVASLDQKIGEGHHAKYSEFIPDMSIQNPEEAVTRQHMREEIYDLLRGLDSRERQVMVLRYGFKDNQPKSLAEIGRLFHVSKERVRKIEKKIMIKLRDEGIRRNLSRYVIL, from the exons ATGGGTGTGGGTTTTAGGCTAACTCCTAAGTGGGGTTCTCCAATGCAGTCTCACTCTGTCACCAATTCTACATCCATGTTCTCATCCTTTTCTG CTAGAGGCATGGAGGCTTCTGTCAACCAGGCAAGGTTGTCTTTTTTGTCTGTTGTTTCCGAAGAGGGTGATATTCTCAACAAACATTCTTTCAAGTCTTTTGCTTGCTCATCTGCAGCACAAAACGTGGAAAATGATTGCTTGCAAATGGAAAGACTGAAG ATGAATGTGGACAAGACGTCTCATGTTAGCATGAATAACATGATGGGTAATGATAAAGTGTCTGTTGAAGAGGAAATTTCTACCTCACATACACGCTTGGGAGAGCGAACGACATCGCGTTTTAGCTTTTTGTTGGACAATCTTGATACTTTAGAGAAGCTGGTTGCTGACTTGGATGCACTGAAGTTGGAAAGGGACATTTTGCTGCAATTAGGAAGACTTGGAGCTCTAGAATTTTTCAATGCCTGTCTATCAAGGTCCCTTCAAACTTCCAATGTTTTGGACCTGTCTGCTGTTCCTACTGAGAATACAGGAGAGAGTAAAACAGATGGCATGTTAGATGATCACACAGTTAAACCTGTTGTTCGCActgggaaaaaggaagaaagaaaatttagaaGAGAAAGAGCTGCCCCAGACaacgaaaaaaaaactacttctTTGTCTCTGCCTTCAAAGACTGTCCAAAATAATCTTCAAAAGCCTACCTTTGTGAAAAGAACATCAAGCTCTAGTAGTAGACGATCCTTGATAGCAAGAAATGAGGCAAAAATGACGAGGGGACTCAAG GTGGCTTCAGACTTGGAGAGAATCAGAACAACTTTAGAGAAAGAAACCGGACAAGTAGTCAGTTTAAGTTGCTGGGCTGAAGCAACTGGACTTGACAAAAAGGTGCTGCAGCAGCAATTGCAATTTGGTTGGTACTGTCGAGATGAGCTCATAAAGAACACTCACTCCTTAGTTTTATACATTGCAAGGAACTACAGGGGAATGGGAATAGCCATGGAAGATTTAATTCTG GCTGGAAATTTGGGAGTCTTACAAGGTGCAGAAAGGTTTGATCCCTCAAGGGGGTACAGGTTCTCAACCTATGTCCAGTATTGGATAAGGAAATCTATGTTAAAGATTGTTGAGCGGCATGCTAGAGGGATCCAAATTCCT TATGCATTAAGCCGGTCGATAAACAAGATACAAAAAGCTCGAAAAGCCCTCAGCAACAGCCATGGCAGATACCCGGATGACTGGGAGGTTGCTAAATTCACAGGTCTATCTCTGGCTAAAATTGAATCAGCTAAGAAATGTCTCAGAGTCGTGGCTTCACTTGATCAGAAAATAGGAGAAGGTCACCATGCTAAATATTCG GAATTTATCCCTGATATGTCAATTCAGAATCCTGAAGAGGCTGTCACGAGGCAGCACATGAGAGAAGAAATCTATGATCTCTTGCGAGGTTTGGATTCAAGAGAGAGGCAAGTGATGGTTCTGAGATACGGGTTCAAGGACAATCAACCCAAATCACTTGCAGAGATCGGGAGGCTATTCCATGTAAGCAAAGAGCGTGTGAGGAAGAtcgagaaaaaaatcatgataaaattgAGGGATGAAGGAATCCGCAGAAATCTGAGTCGTTATGTGATTTTGTAG